In Dehalococcoidia bacterium, one DNA window encodes the following:
- a CDS encoding MFS transporter, which translates to MAIEQARGSGYVAFFRRNGAFRRLFLGQVISFCGDWFLTVALLDLVLRLTHSAFLAGLLVVGQSLPAFLLAPWAGSTVDRLDRKKLIIVIASAQTGLALLPMLARSAELLPLAYLGVIGIAAGAAFVSPAIQSAIPNIADGDDLVLANVLMGSTWGTMLAVGSALGGIVVALFGLNVSCIVDAASFAIAALLIGSIRVPFQQQISRTRVAFISSLREAAHYARGHPRVLALLTCKGGFGIGAGAVVLLSVFGRDVFHDGSFGIGMLYAARGVGALAGPFLVRRFGRDDNARYRLVGLCGIAYGIGYALFAISPALGFAGAAIALAHVGGGGQWMISSYGLQREVPDSLRGRMFAADFGMVTLTTSISTIAAGLLADAVGAVPTALAGGLLMLGWGVGWALATRRLWREPAPVFADGVTAPAEAPTEPRGERTTA; encoded by the coding sequence ATGGCGATCGAGCAGGCGCGAGGCTCCGGCTACGTCGCGTTCTTTCGGCGCAACGGCGCCTTCCGCCGGCTGTTCCTCGGCCAGGTGATCAGCTTCTGCGGCGACTGGTTTCTCACCGTCGCGCTGCTGGACCTGGTGCTGCGGCTCACGCACTCGGCTTTCCTCGCCGGCCTGCTCGTCGTCGGCCAGTCCTTGCCGGCTTTTCTGCTGGCGCCGTGGGCCGGCTCAACCGTGGACCGGCTGGACCGCAAGAAACTGATCATCGTCATCGCCTCGGCGCAGACCGGGTTGGCGCTGCTGCCCATGCTCGCCCGCTCGGCCGAGCTGCTGCCGCTGGCCTACCTCGGCGTGATCGGCATCGCCGCCGGCGCTGCGTTTGTTTCGCCCGCGATCCAGTCGGCCATCCCGAACATCGCCGACGGCGACGATCTGGTGCTGGCCAACGTGCTGATGGGCTCGACCTGGGGCACGATGCTGGCGGTCGGCTCGGCGCTGGGCGGCATCGTCGTCGCCCTGTTCGGCTTGAACGTCTCCTGCATCGTAGACGCCGCCTCCTTCGCCATCGCGGCGCTGCTGATCGGCTCGATCCGCGTGCCGTTCCAGCAGCAGATCTCCCGTACGCGCGTCGCTTTCATCTCCTCGCTGCGCGAGGCGGCGCACTACGCCCGCGGCCACCCGCGCGTGCTGGCGCTGCTCACCTGCAAAGGCGGCTTCGGCATCGGCGCGGGCGCGGTGGTGCTGCTCAGCGTCTTCGGCCGCGACGTGTTCCACGACGGCTCCTTCGGCATCGGCATGCTCTACGCCGCACGCGGCGTGGGGGCGCTGGCGGGGCCGTTCCTCGTGCGGCGCTTCGGCCGCGACGACAACGCGCGTTACCGCCTCGTCGGCCTGTGCGGCATCGCGTACGGCATCGGCTACGCGCTGTTCGCGATCTCGCCGGCGCTGGGCTTCGCCGGGGCGGCGATCGCGCTCGCGCACGTCGGCGGCGGCGGGCAGTGGATGATCAGCTCCTATGGCCTGCAGCGCGAGGTGCCGGACAGCCTGCGCGGCCGCATGTTTGCCGCCGACTTCGGCATGGTCACGCTCACCACCAGCATCTCGACGATCGCGGCGGGCTTGCTGGCCGATGCCGTCGGCGCGGTGCCCACGGCGCTCGCGGGCGGGCTGCTGATGCTCGGCTGGGGCGTGGGCTGGGCGCTCGCCACCCGCCGGCTGTGGCGGGAGCCCGCGCCGGTGTTCGCGGACGGTGTCACCGCCCCCGCGGAGGCACCGACCGAGCCCCGCGGCGAGCGCACCACGGCCTGA
- a CDS encoding enoyl-CoA hydratase-related protein: MTRNDTVLWEKDENLGYLTLNRPEKLNAISVGMMRAFDEVLDEAEGDDTVRVVIIRGAGRCFSAGYDLSPGAEGRSGHRDTVDDLDGLRWRIERWLRIWDFPKPVIAQVHGFCLAGATQLCVMTDLTIVAEDARIGLPSIPVGGGFITPMWTWLVGPKRAKEMSFIPGSQIDGRTASDWGFANRAVPAAHLEADVRETARRIAVVPAKILKLKKQSVNRTLDVQGFRTAVMLGAETDAILHASAPVERLSAMIRDSGLKGAIDRFNRGDLGSGG; this comes from the coding sequence ATGACTCGCAATGACACGGTGCTCTGGGAGAAGGACGAGAACCTCGGCTACCTGACGCTGAACCGGCCGGAAAAGCTGAACGCGATCAGCGTCGGCATGATGCGCGCGTTCGACGAGGTGCTGGACGAAGCCGAGGGCGACGACACGGTGCGGGTCGTCATTATCCGCGGCGCCGGCCGCTGCTTCTCGGCGGGTTACGATCTGAGCCCGGGCGCCGAAGGCCGCTCCGGCCACCGCGACACCGTGGACGACCTCGACGGCCTGCGCTGGCGCATCGAGCGCTGGCTGCGCATCTGGGACTTTCCCAAGCCGGTCATCGCTCAGGTGCACGGCTTCTGCCTGGCGGGCGCGACCCAGCTTTGCGTGATGACCGACCTGACGATCGTGGCCGAGGATGCCCGCATCGGCCTGCCCTCGATCCCGGTCGGCGGCGGCTTCATCACGCCGATGTGGACCTGGCTGGTCGGCCCCAAGCGCGCCAAGGAGATGTCGTTCATCCCCGGCTCGCAGATCGACGGGCGCACCGCCTCCGACTGGGGCTTCGCCAACCGGGCCGTGCCCGCGGCGCACCTCGAAGCAGACGTGCGCGAAACGGCGCGGCGCATCGCCGTCGTGCCAGCCAAGATCCTCAAGCTGAAGAAGCAGTCCGTCAACCGCACGCTGGACGTGCAGGGCTTCCGCACCGCCGTCATGCTCGGCGCCGAGACCGACGCGATCCTGCACGCCTCGGCGCCGGTCGAACGGCTCTCGGCCATGATCCGCGATTCCGGCCTCAAGGGCGCGATCGACCGTTTCAATCGCGGCGACCTCGGTTCCGGAGGCTAG
- a CDS encoding TIGR03560 family F420-dependent LLM class oxidoreductase, translated as MAQIFEGEIRFGVHAGPQHTTYENYSQLWQTVESLGYNWCSVFDHFIPIMSDPLGPCFEGPTLLAALAAQTRRIRCGILVIGNTYRHPAVLAKIAATLDHVSGGRLEWGIGGGWWEMEHQEYGIAYPTIGRRLRMLGETAKIQKELWTQPRSTFEGRYYQLTDALCEPKPVQNPLPLWIGGMGEQLTLRVVAESADGWNTFWMPLDAYRRKLDVLAGHCRVVGRNPADIRKSLVVQVLVGDDADARARAEQLRARGQTPLTGAPEQIAAEMVRYAREAGVGDFILGARVPYDYANLERFINDVAPLVRKETGAAVGRPA; from the coding sequence GTGGCGCAGATATTCGAGGGAGAGATCCGCTTCGGCGTGCACGCGGGGCCGCAGCACACCACCTACGAGAACTACTCCCAGCTCTGGCAGACGGTGGAATCGCTCGGCTACAACTGGTGCTCCGTCTTCGACCATTTCATCCCGATCATGTCCGATCCGCTCGGCCCCTGCTTTGAAGGGCCGACGCTGCTGGCCGCGCTGGCGGCGCAAACCCGCCGTATCCGCTGCGGCATCCTGGTGATCGGCAACACCTACCGCCATCCCGCCGTGCTCGCCAAGATCGCCGCCACGCTCGACCACGTCTCCGGCGGGCGGCTGGAGTGGGGCATCGGCGGCGGCTGGTGGGAGATGGAGCACCAGGAGTACGGCATCGCCTATCCGACGATCGGCCGGCGTCTGCGCATGCTGGGCGAGACGGCGAAGATCCAGAAGGAGCTGTGGACGCAGCCGCGCTCGACCTTTGAGGGCCGCTACTACCAGCTCACCGACGCGCTCTGCGAGCCGAAGCCCGTGCAGAACCCGCTGCCGCTGTGGATCGGCGGCATGGGTGAGCAACTGACGCTGCGCGTGGTGGCCGAGAGCGCCGACGGCTGGAACACGTTCTGGATGCCGCTCGATGCCTACCGACGCAAGCTCGACGTACTGGCCGGCCACTGCCGCGTGGTGGGCCGCAACCCCGCCGATATCCGCAAGTCGCTCGTCGTGCAGGTTCTGGTTGGCGACGACGCGGACGCACGGGCGCGCGCCGAGCAGTTGCGCGCCCGCGGCCAGACGCCGCTGACCGGCGCGCCCGAGCAGATCGCGGCGGAGATGGTGCGCTACGCGCGCGAGGCCGGGGTGGGCGATTTCATCCTCGGAGCCCGCGTGCCCTACGACTACGCGAACCTGGAGCGCTTTATCAACGACGTGGCGCCCCTCGTGCGCAAGGAGACCGGCGCGGCGGTGGGGCGGCCGGCATAA